From the Acetomicrobium sp. S15 = DSM 107314 genome, one window contains:
- a CDS encoding ABC transporter permease yields MIKKSLLVGGLMLYLAYIVMPIVLILVGSFGEKWFGSLFPQGFTWRWYADLFSRSMYLRALRMSLIVGALSVVINSFIGICTAYAVSVLDKRWLKSLVDFLVLLPVAIPPVVMGLGLIQAFNWPSFSWVGTIKLLVGAHLIYTLPFMLRPIVANFELIDWRTMEEAGLSLGAHPLFLTRRVLIPNVMPGVISGALMTFSMSLGEFQLAVMVTGSATQTYPVVLYQAFYVSTGFACAATVLLVAISIFSLAGLLLLGKFFGFTASSITAGGA; encoded by the coding sequence ATGATAAAAAAGTCCCTGTTAGTGGGTGGGTTAATGCTCTACCTTGCCTATATAGTCATGCCGATAGTCCTCATCCTCGTCGGCTCCTTCGGTGAGAAGTGGTTCGGCTCGCTTTTCCCCCAAGGGTTCACATGGCGGTGGTATGCTGATCTCTTTTCTCGCTCCATGTATCTTAGGGCTTTGCGGATGAGCCTCATAGTGGGGGCTCTATCGGTCGTAATAAACTCGTTTATAGGCATATGTACCGCTTACGCCGTCAGCGTGCTGGATAAAAGGTGGCTTAAATCTCTCGTGGACTTTTTGGTGCTCCTCCCAGTTGCAATTCCCCCGGTCGTTATGGGCTTGGGGCTGATTCAGGCCTTTAATTGGCCGTCTTTTTCTTGGGTTGGAACGATTAAACTCCTCGTAGGGGCGCACTTGATATACACTTTACCTTTCATGCTTCGGCCCATCGTCGCAAATTTTGAGCTCATCGATTGGAGGACGATGGAAGAAGCCGGGCTTTCGCTCGGCGCCCATCCTTTGTTTTTGACGCGAAGGGTTCTCATACCGAACGTGATGCCGGGCGTGATTTCCGGGGCTTTAATGACATTCTCCATGTCTTTGGGGGAGTTCCAGTTGGCCGTTATGGTGACCGGCTCGGCGACCCAGACATACCCGGTGGTGCTTTATCAGGCTTTTTATGTGAGCACGGGGTTTGCCTGTGCGGCGACCGTGCTTCTCGTGGCTATAAGCATATTCTCGCTTGCAGGTCTTCTTCTTTTGGGAAAGTTTTTTGGTTTTACCGCTTCAAGCATAACCGCAGGAGGGGCATAA